The window AATGATATAACAATTTTCATCAATCATATCCATTACTAATCGTTCAACTTTTATATTGTTCATGTTACCTCCAAATGTAAAAAATTTTTTCAATATAATTATAGCACAAAAAAAAATTACTTAAAATAAATTTATTAATTTTAAGTAATTCTTGTATATTTAACTTCTATTATTATTTACATTTAAAATTATCAAGATAAATCTCATTAATTCCATTAATGCAACAACTGCAGCTGCAACATAAGTTAGGGCTGCTGCTGTAAGAACTTTTTTACAGTGTCTGTGTTCTTGACTGTTTACTATTCCTAAATCAACTACTTGCTCCAAAGCTCTTTTTGAAGCATCAAATTCTACTGGTAAAGTTACAATTTGAAACAGAACCGCAAACAACATAAATAGAACACCAATCCATGCTATATAAATACCTAAGCCTCCTGTCATAAAGTAAGTCAAACCTAGACCTACCATTATTAAAATCATAGATAAATTACTTCCTAAATTTGCAATAGGTACAAATGAATGTCTTAATCTCATAGGCTTATAGTCTGCAACCTTATCTTGAATAACATGTCCAATTTCGTGTGCTGCTATGGCAACAGAAGCCACCGTTGGTTGTGAATATACTATCGGAGATAATACAACTACGTTTTCTTTAGGATTATAGTGGTCTGATAGTTCAACTTCTCCCCTAACAACTTTAACGTCTGTTATTCCATTAGCTTTTAATATTACTTCTGCTACTTCTTTTCCTGTAAGTCCAGATAAAGTTTTTACTGTTTTGTATCTACTATATGTGCTTTTAACCTTCATTTGTGCCCAAAGTGGAATTATCATAAGTAAAGCAAAATAAAGTAAATAAGTTCCTGATATTCCATACATTCCAAATCCATAAATATTTGGCATAATTCATACCTCCTATGAATAAAATTATGAATAGATTATAACATATTCTTTATTTATTTTCTAGTTTTTAAACTTTAGCTAATATCTTTTATTCTTCAGAATATTTAGCTTTTCTTGCCATCTTTTCTCTGACAGCTTTATCAAGTTCTTTTTTTCTTAATCTGATAGATTCTGGAGTAACTTCTAAATATTCATCATCATTTAAGTATTCTAAACTTTCTTCTAAAGTCATTATTTTTGCTTTTTTCAGTGTTACAGTTTGGTCTTTTGTTGATGAACGAACATTGGTTTGTGCTTTTGCTTTTGTAATATTTACTGTTAAATCATTTTCTCTATTATTTTCACCAACAATCATACCACCATAAACATCTGTTCCTGGTTCAACAAATACAATACCTCTA of the Gemella sp. zg-570 genome contains:
- a CDS encoding zinc metallopeptidase, which encodes MPNIYGFGMYGISGTYLLYFALLMIIPLWAQMKVKSTYSRYKTVKTLSGLTGKEVAEVILKANGITDVKVVRGEVELSDHYNPKENVVVLSPIVYSQPTVASVAIAAHEIGHVIQDKVADYKPMRLRHSFVPIANLGSNLSMILIMVGLGLTYFMTGGLGIYIAWIGVLFMLFAVLFQIVTLPVEFDASKRALEQVVDLGIVNSQEHRHCKKVLTAAALTYVAAAVVALMELMRFILIILNVNNNRS